The Thermococcus sp. EP1 region GTTTAAAGAGAGTTGGATTAAATCTAGTGGGATGGGGATGAGGGAACTTAAGAAGAGACTCTACTTTGCATTGGTTGCTTTGATAATACTTGGAACCTTTTGGTATTCATATGAAAAAGCCTCAAGCTCAGAACTTTATGATTATATTGGAGACGAGGTGTGGTATATCCCAGCTGCTAGAAATGTTCTCCACAAACTTGGCTTTGAACTTCATTATCTAAATGAGACAACGAATTCAGAAGGTGTAAATATCATCTCTAAGGGTACAATAATCAAAGGATACGTGAAGGTGAGTGCATTTGGATTTGAATTCACAAGGCCATATACGAGAAACGTTGCTTTCCAAACCCCTCCTCTTCTCTCTAAAATAGGGGTAAAACTTGAATTTACACCATTAAACAAAACTCAGACATCTAATTTCGATGAAATTAAATTTAAAATAGAAGTGATAGCCAAGAGATACAACTATACGTACTATAAACCATATGCCAACTTCCCTGGAGTTTACTATGAGATTCCCCAAGAAAACATTGATGAATTTATAGAAGAAGTCAAAAAGATAGAAGAAATTGAAATTGTAAAAGGCTTTCGATATCCTGATAAAGAGAACATCCAGAACTATCTTAACACCGAACATCCGTTTCTTGGAAAAGACATTATAATGCTAGGAATGCTCATAGAGGACAAACCTATTTTTTGGCGTCTCCCTGGACTGATAGAACATGCCATCATAAATCTTATCGTCTTTTTAGTAACATATAAAATCGTGAAAAGTTATTTGGCAGCTTTCATAGCCTTAGTATTTTCTGCATTTGATCCTTTGCTATATGCAACTTCTCTTGCTGCCATGCTCGATATTCACGTAGCGTTTTTCACCGCTGTTTTTATGTATTTCTTAATTCTCGATAGGTACAGTTTAAGTGGGAGCTCAATCGGGCTTGCAGCTTCCACAAAACTCAATGGAGTATTTTCTTATCCAGTACTAGTTATAAAAACACTCAAAGAGAAAACGGAGCTTAAAAAATGCCTAGTTTCTCTAATATTCTTACCTGCAATTGCTTTCCTCCTCCCACAACTGCCAATAATTATGGCGATAGGGTTCTTCCCATGGCTTTCAGAATTTATCGGAAGCTTTGGATGGCACTTAAGTTACAAGGGTGATCATCCTGCAAATTCACCCTTCTGGGAATGGTTCATAAGCCTCAAACCTTTTGCCTTTCATTACAACCCCGACATATTTGCAGCGACCGATCCCATTTTAATGCTCTCAATGATCGTATTTATCTTTGCGATTCCATATGCTGCTATAAAAAGAAGAAAACTCCTAATTCCTTTCGGAATCTTCTGGAGCACTATAGCCTTCTATGCACTCCAATGGATCCTTGGAGGTAAGACGCAGTTTAGTTTCTATGCAACTCCCTTAGTCCCTCCTGGAGCTGTAACGTTGGGAGTAATGGCCTATGAGATAATAAAATGGGAGTATTTCAAGAATTCTATCCAAATGTACTGGAGATGGACAAAAGGCATTCTCTTGTGGATATGGGAAAAAATTCAGAAGTTTAAGACCTTTTTAAGAAATCTAAAATAGTAGATTGCGCTTCTTTATTTTTTAGTTTTTCTTCGATTTTTTCCAAGGTTTTCCAGCTTTTCCTTACTATGGGCGGAAAAACACCATGCTTCTTATAGTATTCCTCTAGAAATCGTCTTGTAATTGGGTCACTGGGATAACCGGATCCTATTTCTCCATAAGCTTCCTTGAGTTTTTCTATTGCTCTATCTCTCGTAACTTTCGCAAGAATTGAAGCTGCTGCTACTGGAATATACTTAGAATCTGCCTTATGCTCCGCTACTATCTTGGGAGAAAATGATAGTCTCTTCCCAATTACCTCTCCAAAACGTTCTTCCTTCACATCAGCAGCATCTATATAGAGGACATCAGGTTTGAGATTAAGTGAATTTAAGACCTTAATAAAGTTTTCAACTTCAAATTCGTTCATAGTACCTTCTCTATTATCTATCTCCTCAGGAGAAATCTCTAAAATAAAATAATCATCAACAAGTCTGATTATTTCCTTAAAAAGTTCTTCTCTCTTCTTAGGACTCAATTTTTTCGAATCTTTAACTCCTAAAGTTTCAAGGTTAGAGAGTTTTGACTCATCTACAACTACAGCCGCTATTACAAGTGGTCCTACAACAGGGCCCCTTCCAGCTTCATCTATGCCTCCAAGTTTCATTTTTTCTACCTCCTTAAAACTAAAGTTCCATAAACCAAACCAAGTATTATAGTGGCTATTCCACTCGGTGGAATATCAGTAAAATATGCCAATATTATAGAAAGTACCTGAACTGAGAGAGTTAAGCCCAAGCTAATCCCTAAGATCTTTCTAAGATCATTACTCAACATTAATGCTATTGCACCAGGTAAAACTGCAATAACTTGAAGGGTTATCAATCCCACAGTTCTAACTATCAATGCTCCCGTAGCTCCTACCACCACATAGAGAAGGGTAAGATAAAACTTTGCATTGCCAGAGTAACTCTCAAGCCCTTCAGCATCAAAACTCACATACAAAAAGTCCCTATAAAAGGCAAGCATGACAAAAAATATTACCACCCCACCTAGGATCAAAAAGAGTAGATCATTGAGTGTAATTAGGAAAAGTTCACCTGTAAGATAAGAAACTATACTTTGAGAGAATGCAAAGTAGGGTTTGAGTGCCATTACCTTATACAAAATTCCGAAACCTAAAACCGTAAAACCTGCTATAAAGCTAGCTATTATTCCTATTGCTGTATCACTCCCAAACCCCCTATCTTCAAGAAATGCCACCAAGATTACTACAAAAATTGTAACTATTAATGCCATCCAAAGGATTAGAGAAAGGTTTTCAAAAAGTAATCCGAGTATCATACCCAGAACCGCACCAAGGAGTAGAGAATGAAAGATAGCATGAGTTAAAAACGCCAGACCTTTCATATTTATTAAGGGACTAAGCATACCTAACAGTACACTAACCATTATACCCCCCAAAAGAGCTCTAAGTAGATACTCGGGGATCACTTTTCCTCCCTCCTATGCAAGTGTACATCACCTATAAAACAGTACATTCTCTCGCCAACTTTAACAGCTTTAGAAAGAGGACCGTATACCTTTGTTATTATCTCGTCTTTAAGTACATCTTCGGGAATCCCAAAGGCTATGAGACGTCTGTTAATGAGCATTATTTTATCACCAATCTCCGTTAGAGGGTTTGGATCATGAGTGGTTATGATTACTGTAATACCTGTCTCATGTTTTATTTTTGCTATAACAGAAACAACCTCAACCCTCGCGCTAGGATCAAGAGCTGATAGAGGCTCATCTAGCAAGAGTAATTTAGGCTTTGATACAAGTGCTCTTGCAAGTAAAACTCTCTGTTTTTGTCCTCCACTAAGTTCTGCAAACCGTTTGTCCTTTACTCTCTTAAGACCCACAAATTCTAGTGCCTTTTCCGATTCTTTTAATATTTCTTTAGGGATGCTAAAATGAACCAGACCTTTCTTATAGAGTGCACCCATAGCAACTACTTCGATAGCCTTTAGGGGCACACGTTCATTTAAAGAATGACTTTGAGGAACATAAGAGATAATATCTCTAGCTTTAACCGGAGTTTTTCCAAATACTAAGAGTTTTCCTCTGTACTCTTCATGGAGCCCAGCAATGGTCCTTAAAAGCGTGGTTTTTCCAGCACCATTCGGGCCCAGCAGAAGAAGAGTCTCTCCAGTATTTAGCTCAAATGTCACATCCTCAATTGCTCTATAACTATCATAATAAATGTTCAGATTTTCAGCTATTATCAATTTTCCACCCTCAATTAGGTTTACCTAAAAAATTTAAAAAGTTTATGGAGATTAAATGCCAAATACTCCTCTAATCTCGTTAATCACAAGTTGTACGGCCATTGAAGCTAGAATTGCCCCCATCCTCCTAATAACTGCAAAAAAACTACAAAGATATAGAGAAAAACCTTAAAAAACAAAAAGAATTCCATTTCACTCACCAAATAACCGTTCAAGCATCCACTTTTCATCAAAAGGCATTAAGTCATCGTAACCCTGTCCAACACCTACAAAAAGTATTGGGGCACCTATAGCATGACTTATACTTAATGCTGCTCCTCCTCTTGCGTCTGCATCTAATTTAGTCAAGATAACTCCATCAATTTTAACCGCATCGTTAAACTGCCTTGCCTGCTCTATTATTGCATTTCCAGCCAACGCATCTCCGACAAACATGACGAGATCTGGCTTAGTAACTCTCGCTATCTTCTTCA contains the following coding sequences:
- a CDS encoding metal ABC transporter permease produces the protein MIPEYLLRALLGGIMVSVLLGMLSPLINMKGLAFLTHAIFHSLLLGAVLGMILGLLFENLSLILWMALIVTIFVVILVAFLEDRGFGSDTAIGIIASFIAGFTVLGFGILYKVMALKPYFAFSQSIVSYLTGELFLITLNDLLFLILGGVVIFFVMLAFYRDFLYVSFDAEGLESYSGNAKFYLTLLYVVVGATGALIVRTVGLITLQVIAVLPGAIALMLSNDLRKILGISLGLTLSVQVLSIILAYFTDIPPSGIATIILGLVYGTLVLRR
- a CDS encoding metal ABC transporter ATP-binding protein, which codes for MIIAENLNIYYDSYRAIEDVTFELNTGETLLLLGPNGAGKTTLLRTIAGLHEEYRGKLLVFGKTPVKARDIISYVPQSHSLNERVPLKAIEVVAMGALYKKGLVHFSIPKEILKESEKALEFVGLKRVKDKRFAELSGGQKQRVLLARALVSKPKLLLLDEPLSALDPSARVEVVSVIAKIKHETGITVIITTHDPNPLTEIGDKIMLINRRLIAFGIPEDVLKDEIITKVYGPLSKAVKVGERMYCFIGDVHLHRREEK
- a CDS encoding dolichyl-phosphate-mannose--protein mannosyltransferase, which encodes MGMRELKKRLYFALVALIILGTFWYSYEKASSSELYDYIGDEVWYIPAARNVLHKLGFELHYLNETTNSEGVNIISKGTIIKGYVKVSAFGFEFTRPYTRNVAFQTPPLLSKIGVKLEFTPLNKTQTSNFDEIKFKIEVIAKRYNYTYYKPYANFPGVYYEIPQENIDEFIEEVKKIEEIEIVKGFRYPDKENIQNYLNTEHPFLGKDIIMLGMLIEDKPIFWRLPGLIEHAIINLIVFLVTYKIVKSYLAAFIALVFSAFDPLLYATSLAAMLDIHVAFFTAVFMYFLILDRYSLSGSSIGLAASTKLNGVFSYPVLVIKTLKEKTELKKCLVSLIFLPAIAFLLPQLPIIMAIGFFPWLSEFIGSFGWHLSYKGDHPANSPFWEWFISLKPFAFHYNPDIFAATDPILMLSMIVFIFAIPYAAIKRRKLLIPFGIFWSTIAFYALQWILGGKTQFSFYATPLVPPGAVTLGVMAYEIIKWEYFKNSIQMYWRWTKGILLWIWEKIQKFKTFLRNLK
- the rnhB gene encoding ribonuclease HII translates to MKLGGIDEAGRGPVVGPLVIAAVVVDESKLSNLETLGVKDSKKLSPKKREELFKEIIRLVDDYFILEISPEEIDNREGTMNEFEVENFIKVLNSLNLKPDVLYIDAADVKEERFGEVIGKRLSFSPKIVAEHKADSKYIPVAAASILAKVTRDRAIEKLKEAYGEIGSGYPSDPITRRFLEEYYKKHGVFPPIVRKSWKTLEKIEEKLKNKEAQSTILDFLKRS